The Macaca nemestrina isolate mMacNem1 chromosome 17, mMacNem.hap1, whole genome shotgun sequence genome contains the following window.
GGTGTGCTCTGGCAACAACCCCAGGAAGTGCCAAGACTTAGGAGACTCGATTCTTCTTCTTCTGGGCAGCTTCATCTTGCTCAACGTGTGGATCAATGTGGTGACTCTGGTCAGGGCAGGATCTGGGTAGCAGGGTTGGGGGAGCCCTGGGGTCTtgaaggggctgaggtgggagggctgtTGGGGTGTGGCCAGACAAGAGTTGGACTTAGGGGCTCACTCCGCTTCCGGACTCACCCGCCCTCCCGCTCCCCTCAGCTCTGGAAGCATCTGAAGAGCTCCTTGCGGATTCTGTTCcatcatttttttcccaaaggtGAGTGGGCCCCTGTGTGGGCTCCCAGGGATATGGGCCTGTCCCCTTTCTCCTATCCCTGGCCCAGTTCTCAGTCCCTAGGGAACCAGAGCATTGTCCCATCCTACCTCTCCCTGCAGACAAGCAACGCAGCGGCAGCCATCCCATATGTATTCGCTCCTCCGTGGATCCCAAGAACCTGTGCTCAAAAGTCTCTTCCCGCGTCCATCATCGCCCAGGCTTCCTGCCCAGGCACGTTAACCATCTTGACTCCTGGATGCCAGACACGAATGATGAGAAGGTTTCTGCATGCTGCTGGATGCCACCTAAATGTGGACGTGCCAGGGTTCCCAGGGAGTCTCCATGGGGACTGTACAAGGAGGAGATGATGGGAGTGGGGGAGGCCCCTCAGGTCACAGCCTTAAAGGCTCAAGCCTCCTCGCTCTCCACGCCACAGACGTCTTCCCAGTTCCCAAAGATGAGCAAGTTGGACATGGGTCCATGCCGCCTGCCCCAGGACAGCCAGACTAAGACCCCAGACTGTGCCCCAGCCCAGGCTCCACCTGAGGCCCAGGTCCACTCCCCAACCCACACTCCTGTGCACACCCTCACCCACTCCTGGATCCATGCCACGGCCCACACTTCTGTGCACACCCCTGCCCACTCCTGGACCCACTCCAAAGCCTGCACCCCCGAGGGCACCCACTCCCAGGCCCAGGACACCTCAGCCCAGGCCCAAGCCCACACCTCGGCCCCTACCCCAGCTCAGACTCCAGCCCACATCCAAGCCCACACCTCGGCCCCTACCCCAGCCCAGGCCTCAGCTCACACTGAAGCCCATACATCAGCCCAGGCCCAAACCCACGCTCCGCTCCACACCCCTGAGCATACTCACTCCCAGGGCCACAGCCCTGAACACACCTCAGCCCATGCCCCAGCCCAGGCTCCTATACGTGCCCCAGCCCACCCCCAGGCCCATGCCCTTGAGCACACCTCATCCCTTGCCCCAGCCCACTCCCCAGCCCAGGCTCCTATGCCTGCCCCAGCCCACCCCCAGGCCCATGCCCTTGAGCACACCTCATCCCTTGCCCCAGCCCACTCCCCAGCCCAGGCTCCTATGCCTGCCCCAGCCCACCCCCAGGCCCATGCCCCTGAGTACACCTCAGCCCATGCCCCAGCGTATATCCCAGACCACTCTCATCTAGTCTGTAGCTCGGTTCCTGTCCCAACCTCTGCCCCAGCTCCTCCCGGAACTCTTGCCCCACACAGTACTCCTGTCCTAGCTCCTACACCAGCCCCTGTCCCAGCCTctgcccccgcccctgccccagcACTGGTCATGGCCCTGACTACCACTCCTGTCCCTGATCCTgtccctgccaccacccctgcccCTATCATAACTCCTATACCCTCTCCCCGACCTGCCTTCAGCCATGACCTCTCCACTGGCCATGTGGTCTATGATGCCCGCAGGGCAAAGCAGAACTTCTTCCATATGTCCAGCCCCCAGAACCCTGAGTATTCAAGAAAAGACTTGGCTACCCTCTTCAGGCCCCAGGAGGGTCAGGACCTGGGGAGTTCTGGTATATCTGAGCAAACAAAGCAACGCAGTGGGGATAGTGCCAAGCTTCCTGCAGGATCCATACTGGGCTACCTGGAGTTAGGGAATATGGAATGGAAGATCTCAGATGACGCCAAAGATAAGTTCCCCCAGACCAAGAATTCCCCTTACTGCAGCTTCCATCCTTGCAGTTCTGAGAAGAAGACAGACTCCCAGGCTCCAGTCTACCCCAAATTCCTTGTCTACTCCCGGGATACTGCATGTGTCAAGCCTTGCTTTAATTCTACAACCACTGCCCAGAGCTCAGTATGCACCCTTTCTCCACCGTGCACTCTTTCCCTGCCTCTCGTTCCTCCCAGATCCTTTGTTCCTCCTCAACCCACCAACCATCAGAGGCCCTCCACCTTAACACAAACCCCTACTGTTCTTGCAACCTCCAAGTCTCCTCAGTCCATCCCCACTTCCCACTTCCCCATCCCTTCCCTGTTCGCCACCATTTCCCAACCCCTGATCCAACCCCAATGCCCTGAATGTCGTGAGAGTCTAGGCCTTACCCAACATTCTGGCCTTCAAAGGACCCCGTGCCCTTCAAAAGACTCCAGAGTTCCCAGGAATCTGGACCTTGCCCAAAACCCAGACCTCCACAAGAACCCAGGCCTTACCCCAGATCCAGGCCTCCACAAGAACCCAGGTCTTGCTCAAAATCAAGGCCTACATGATTTCCCAGGCCTTCTCCAAGATTCTTATCTATGCCAGAATCCAAGCCCTTCTCAAGACTTTGGCCTCCACAAGAATTCAGGCATTACTCAAGATACCCACCCCCAAAAGAACACAGGTCTGACTCAAGAAGGGGGTATCCTTAGGAGCCCATGTCTCACCCAACACCCTGGCCTCCACAAGAAAACACCATTTACCCAAACTTCTGATCTTCAGAGGAGTTCAGGCTTTACACAAGACTCTGGAGTCTATAGGAATTCTGAACCAAACCAAGAGACTGTGGTCTATAAAAATCAAGATCTCTCCCAAGCAACTGATCACCAAAAGAACCTAGGCTCTTCTAAAGATTCTGGAGGTCACAAGGATACAAGCAATGTCCAAGATTCAGGAGTCTGTAGTACCCTAGGCCTTACTGAAGATTCTGGATCACGGAAGGGTCCATATGTTGCCCAAGACTCTGAAGTCAACAAGAGCTCAGGAGTTATCCAGGAATCTTGTCTCCGCAAGAGCCCAGGCCTTGTCCAaacctctggcctcccaaagtgctcaggcCTTACCCAAGACTCAGGAGACTACAAGAATCCAGGACTTATCCAAGATTGGGGTGGCCACAAAGTTAAAGGCCTTACTCAAGATTCCAACCTCCCAAGCCTTACCCAAGCCACTAAAGATGAAAGAAGATTTAGCCCTCCCCAAGATGTTGGAGTTTACAGGAGCTCAGAACATAGACAAGACTCTAATCTCCACAAGTGCCCAGGAATTAATCAAGATCCTGGCCCTCATAAAGACCCAGCCCTTGTCCAAGACTCTGGCCTCCCCAAGATTTCAGGCCTTACCCAGGAATCTGGCCCCTACAAGAACTCATGCCTCATCCCAGATCCTGGCCTCCACAAGAACCCAAGCCCTGCCCTAGGTTCTGATTCTGTCCAGCTTTTATCCCCACTTCAGACCCCAAAGTCCACACTGTCCCCGATGAAGTCATTTGTGCCTGAGAAGGCTGCTCAGAAGGAGGACGCACAGCGGCACGTCCTCTGGGCTCCTGACCAACTCAATCAGAACTCCTTCTCTTCCAAGGTCCAAGTGGTCTCCAGTGACCTGCAGACCTTCTCAGAGGTACCTGTATTAATTGAGCTGCAGTCATCCTCCCGGCAGGCAGGCAGCCAGCACAGGGTGTACCGCCCTGTGGATACAGTTCCTTCAGGCTACCAGAACTATCGTCAGATGTCTATGCCTTCCCAAATCAACTGGAAGTCCCACTGCCCTGGACCAGGCACCCGGGCAGGGCATGTGGTTTTTGATGCCCGTCAGAGACAGTTGGCAGTGGGCAATGACAAGTGTGAAGCTCTGTCTCCTAGGCGCCTTCGTCAAGAGGCACCCAGCAACTCAGGGGAAACCATCAAGGAGTGGGGATATCAGAATGTGATGA
Protein-coding sequences here:
- the LOC105473518 gene encoding LOW QUALITY PROTEIN: uncharacterized protein SPEM3 (The sequence of the model RefSeq protein was modified relative to this genomic sequence to represent the inferred CDS: deleted 1 base in 1 codon) — protein: MGERAYHGAQVCSGNNPRKCQDLGDSILLLLGSFILLNVWINVVTLLWKHLKSSLRILFHHFFPKDKQRSGSHPICIRSSVDPKNLCSKVSSRVHHRPGFLPRHVNHLDSWMPDTNDEKVSACCWMPPKCGRARVPRESPWGLYKEEMMGVGEAPQVTALKAQASSLSTPQTSSQFPKMSKLDMGPCRLPQDSQTKTPDCAPAQAPPEAQVHSPTHTPVHTLTHSWIHATAHTSVHTPAHSWTHSKACTPEGTHSQAQDTSAQAQAHTSAPTPAQTPAHIQAHTSAPTPAQASAHTEAHTSAQAQTHAPLHTPEHTHSQGHSPEHTSAHAPAQAPIRAPAHPQAHALEHTSSLAPAHSPAQAPMPAPAHPQAHALEHTSSLAPAHSPAQAPMPAPAHPQAHAPEYTSAHAPAYIPDHSHLVCSSVPVPTSAPAPPGTLAPHSTPVLAPTPAPVPASAPAPAPALVMALTTTPVPDPVPATTPAPIITPIPSPRPAFSHDLSTGHVVYDARRAKQNFFHMSSPQNPEYSRKDLATLFRPQEGQDLGSSGISEQTKQRSGDSAKLPAGSILGYLELGNMEWKISDDAKDKFPQTKNSPYCSFHPCSSEKKTDSQAPVYPKFLVYSRDTACVKPCFNSTTTAQSSVCTLSPPCTLSLPLVPPRSFVPPQPTNHQRPSTLTQTPTVLATSKSPQSIPTSHFPIPSLFATISQPLIQPQCPECRESLGLTQHSGLQRTPCPSKDSRVPRNLDLAQNPDLHKNPGLTPDPGLHKNPGLAQNQGLHDFPGLLQDSYLCQNPSPSQDFGLHKNSGITQDTHPQKNTGLTQEGGILRSPCLTQHPGLHKKTPFTQTSDLQRSSGFTQDSGVYRNSEPNQETVVYKNQDLSQATDHQKNLGSSKDSGGHKDTSNVQDSGVCSTLGLTEDSGSRKGPYVAQDSEVNKSSGVIQESCLRKSPGLVQTSGLPKCSGLTQDSGDYKNPGLIQDWGGHKVKGLTQDSNLPSLTQATKDERRFSPPQDVGVYRSSEHRQDSNLHKCPGINQDPGPHKDPALVQDSGLPKISGLTQESGPYKNSCLIPDPGLHKNPSPALGSDSVQLLSPLQTPKSTLSPMKSFVPEKAAQKEDAQRHVLWAPDQLNQNSFSSKVQVVSSDLQTFSEVPVLIELQSSSRQAGSQHRVYRPVDTVPSGYQNYRQMSMPSQINWKSHCPGPGTRAGHVVFDARQRQLAVGNDKCEALSPRRLRQEAPSNSGKPSRSGDIRM